tcggcagagactactgctccgcttcttttagctccgggtgatggtgtCGCATGTGgacttgcagatttgaagtgtttctgaagtacttgactgcagtacggaagccgttgcctgacagacagtacacgcagcgagtaagcaagaaaatgtttaaaaaatcataataaataagaatcgcgattcggacgtgaatcaatttttttccggcacccctattcTTTAGCCATCAAAATGTTTCATTTCCTGTAGGTTGAGAAGTTGAATAGATTGATAGATTgatagattgtttttttttttatgccagcTGTACGCTGTTGGCAGCAGCTCAACATTGTGCAGTTTGTTACTCGTCTCTTGTAAATAAAGCAACATAGTTAAATAACATGCTTCTCAAATGACTGATATGTGTCTTCTTCTTGCCTTCAGGCTCGGATTAAGTTCCCCATCGACTACCCTTACTCTCCACCTGCTTTCCGCTTCCTCACCAAAATGTGGCATCCGAACATTTATGAGGTGAGTGGGACTTCTGAAAATGTAGTTCAACACAGCCTTTGGTTAATGCAGCAGTATTGTGTTACAATATGAGATGTGCTTAATAAAACAGTACGCCTAATGGAAACCAACAATGTATAATAAGGTGACAGTCAAGAGTTTAGTTGCAGCAGTTAAACATTTTGGCACTGCTGTATGCTCTTGTGTGTTGTCCGCTAGAACGGAGATGTGTGCATCTCTATTCTGCACCCACCAGTGGATGACCCACAGAGTGGAGAGCTGCCTTCAGAGAGGTGGAACCCAACGCAGAACGTCAGGTACATAACCAAATATTCAACATGTCATTCCAGGTTGCtttaattattgttgttattattgttaatattatttACATTGTGTGAATCTTCTTTAAACTGAATTATTTGTTCTTTGTGCCAACGCCATTACTTTGTTTTTATCTGTAGCCATTTTACAAATATTGGCACCAGATacaagtcagattttttttttttttaccatctaGCTAGTcagtgattttaggttttacccAGTTGGTtggaccttacccttgtgaagtgcctttgggtgacctatgctgtgatttggcactatataaataaattgaattgatggGCTTTTTCAGTGGACTCAAATGAAGAATGAGGCCCACTGGGAACTAGAAAAAGTTGGAGTCTGTAGGATGGCAGCATGAGGCTGGCTCTAAAAGCGAGCATGTTCCCAtaaaagtccatgttaaaatgtacaaccttaaaggagaaaaataaaaagcaTGTTTATAGCATGGTACAAAAGCTAACGGGAAAAAATGATTTTGATCTCTATAGGAACTCCATGACCACTGTatggttgtgtgtgtatgtgtgtgtgaatccACAATTGCTGATAAAATAATCCTTTCCTAGGTTTTAAAGCCCACACCGAAGCAAATTGTTATGAGAACAACTGCGCAGTTCCCAAAGATTTTCTAAACATccgaaccaaggttagcctgctaGCTTGGCTCATCAGTAAACCGAAAATGGGTTGGCATGTTCAAGCTTCATGCAGCGTGTCACCCACGTGGCACCTCTTTATCCAAATATGTGTTCTTGGCCTTTTTCAGTTGGTGAGGTCCTCAATACTGAGGCTCTTACATGCAGGAATATGCCTAGGAAAACCTCAGAAAAACACGTCATGTCAGCAACTGACATTCTCTCACAAATCAAATGGTacatctcatctgagtctcactgaaGACATCCACTTAGCACGTGAGGTCACTAGTCAACACCTATGTCTCTTGACCATACAGTAAGATAGGAAGCACTGGAATGCTAAAAACTTGGACCTTTCTTCTCCTGCAAAGTTATTGGTGTAACCAAACATGTCTGTCCAGCAACTTCATGACCTCATAAACTCTTCCTGGGTGTCTCTCaagctcaaaggctgaggacacaAGAGACATGGTTGCCAATATAGGCAATGATTTTTTTCCAAGCTTAACACTTTCACTGCTTACAGATACACAGTTACAGTTTTTGTGTGACAGTTTATGGGGTGAAATTGTGGAATGCTCTGGAAAAGCTCTGCTGAAACATTCACAAATTCAAGTCCTTATATAAAGATGTGGTTTGGTCTGTATACAGAGAGAATAGAATTTAATGTACTGTTCTTTATCAGTGTTGTGCTGTACCTTATGAttccttaagcccaggttacacatagacagttttgtcggcgggcagtacgtagaccgaagttcgcggtagttccggctgttttcgcggtggaaggggcggagcatttcgccggcgttttgagcgccgtactagccgcaaatacgcggataaaacgctgctaaatccgccgaataaagcggcgttttgacgccgtagcatccggcacatgtcaggcaacgggggttaatacccagttctatcctttacaatcgcaggttaagatgcgcgtgagaacggcggtgttctgctgccgccgataatgccctgtgtaccgctggatttatccaggcaaatcctgcgttactccaggaacttttgcatataggcaccgcccccagagtataataggctgaagcagctgtcaatgcagggggagggagctcatctctcagctcaTCTCTCAtccttttattctccttcctttttccctcctcaacgtgttgctcgtctccacgacagggctctcctctgcttctgaaccagacctcttggtaagtccttgccgctgccagtttacttttaggaggcatactggagcttctctgcaaaaatatctggagctggccgcgagtgagaggcctgcatgcagcacgctaacgtttttatattgaccgccgcctatcggccgtttggaacgccgttaaccgggaggtggcgtttagaacgacgtactgtccgctagcgccaccgttttgtctgcctctgtcgccggttaaaacgcctttgaggacgccgatgtgggctctatcgccattttacatgccgttggttagggatacaacgccggccgccaattacagcggtgtaaactgcggcactacaggaaggagcaggatgacacggcaattaaaaagtatcaaacgccgttgttcgcgttgtctccgtcgtcacgcgaattctccgggagcgctcccgttgaatgttgaataattttttccacgattcctggtaaagccggaactaagccacgccccctagtgccggcgttgacaacggcatttgatccttaagacggccaaaaactcttccgggacgcttccgggagctcttaccgtctatgtgtaaacggggccttaccattgttggtgtgtgatatacTCTACCTGTgcatttcttaccattgttggtgtgTGCTATATCTTGTTGTTACCATTTTGGTATTTTTGTGCTTaccattgctgtttttttttgttttgtttttttttttattttgttttcagttgAACTGACAAGGAAGtaattgtgattatttattttgtgttaaaaTGAATGATGGGGTGGGATTTaataagttttcttcttcccactccttttcgaTCTAAATGATAAATTTATTACATATGTACTGGATATatgtattatttttcttttgtattAACCTGCTCGAAATGACTAAACAAACTTCTGATGATTGagcccaggaagtcattaaaaggctTTATGTTAGTCTTTATCCAGGGCAGTCACAAACCTAGACGGTCCGACTctacactcagcttctcaagtgctgcattcATAACTTCAAGATCTGTAAATCTCTGCATCTAAGTCCTTGAACTCCACAAGTCTCTTCTACACCCAGTCCAACTGTTCAGTAGCACTGTTAGTATTTGAACATTCAGTGAGTACTCACAGAGTTTGGCTGTGATTGATGATTGACTTTCTTGGTTGTGAAGTCAGACTGCTCCAGTCACTGAGCAACGAGTAACTGGCAGTGAATCATGTTAAGAATACTCCTTGTAAGCAGCTTTCCCGCCACTTTCCAGTGTAAACCTCCACCAGGGTAGAACAGTCCTGTGTTTGTCTGCCTTTAACCGATTTGAAGTGCATAGTGGAGCATGCTGCGGTTGTGCTAATAGACCAATGACAAGGTATCAGTGGGAGACATTATGGAATTCTTAGTGTAAAAGAAGACACTTGTATGCTGAGCATCCCCCACAATAACAAAAACTTTGTTCAGTAAAGTCTGCGGTCATCAGAGGGTCTTGGTGAAACCTGATATTGCTCAAATTTCTGTATTCCTCTCTTCTGGTCTTATGGCAGAATGGAGATGAAAATGATTGTGGATCCAGGCTCAAAAGCTAATCAATATTTCTTTGGTCCAGTGCCTTCATGTCCAACAGATTTTGCTGAGCGCGTGTGGTCAGGGTACGGAATAATACatgaaatgtgaaacggtcgaatattttgcgaccttacatccgatattatatggtctgaaatctcacacgattaaccaatcagatttggggAAAAAATTTTACcggattataattgtttttgaaAAGCTCTGCAATCAGACAGACAGTGAAACAGTGGCATTGGGTAGAAAACATTACTGCCTTCTTGGCAGAGGGAATAAAACAGTTCCAGTTATGATCAAGGTGATAAACCAGTGGCTCTTTGTTGAAGCAGTTCATAAATCTCATTGCGTCACGGTATCATATTATAGTCAGAATGTCTAACTTGTGGAACCATATACCCGGGAACTCGTAAATCAAATCCTTTCAAACAGGATCTGTACATTAGTTAAAATATTCTTGGTTTGTCTTTTTCTCAGTTTCTCCTTTCTGTTAATCTCTGTGCTCATCTTTGTCCTGCATCCTCAGTCTCGTGTTACTCTGCCTCCTGCCCAAAGCTTTTCCCTTTCCTCTGCTATGTTTTTCTCCCACCATTTCCTGTGTTTTGTTTGTCCGTCTCCCTTTTGTTTTGCACTATTTTAGTCAGCCTCCATTTTCCCCTCATTTGTTGATTTGTGTACGTGTGTATGCTTTTCCACAGGACTATCCTGCTCAGTGTCATCTCTCTGTTAAACGAGCCTAACACTTTTTCACCAGCCAACGTGGATGCATCTGTCATGTACCGCAAGTGGAGGGACAGTAAGGGGAAGGACAAAGAATACATTGAGATCATCAGGTAGCGAGACGAAACACACTCTCACAGCACACTTCAAAGAGGTACTCGGAGTACGAGCGCTGAAACTCTGGGAGGCCTCGTCAGCTGTAACCATGACGCTGACTCTGTCACTCTTAACGTTTCATAGGAAACAGGTTTTGGCTACCAAAGCTGAGGCGGAGCGAGATGGAGTCAAGGTTCCCGTAACGCTGGATGAGTACTGCGTTCGTACACGTGTCCCCCCGACAGACGACGGCGCCAAGCTTTTATATGATGATTACTATGACGACGAGGACCTGGAGGATGACGACGAGGATGACAGTGAGGACTGTTGCTATGACAAGGATGACTCAGGCAATGAGGACTCCTGACCTTGTGTCCCCATAATGCCACGCCCCTCGCCCCTGACCAGTCCTCACCTCTATCCCCTCTTACTGTCCTGTCCTGGAATAAACTTTAATTCCCTGCCCTCTCCTTGAATTTTTTCAACCACCATCATCCTCTCTGAGCACAGGGCTGGCTGCGCACCTTCTGCCACATGTGCAGTCATAGTGTGTGCACAGAAACTTgatactttttttaaaaaagaaagcttgtaaatttttgttttctttttgtgtgtgtgaatggaggttacacacatgatgcaaactaactTTCATTATTAAATTATTGCATTTAGAAAGTCAAGACAATGAGATTTCATTTCTTTGTGTTGGGGATGTTCCAATCAGATCTCAAAGATCAGTATCAAGTCTGCGTATGGCGTATTTTGATTGATCTCTTTCAGAAGCGACCTGCCCACTCTGCTATTTTAGTGCTCACTTACTCACCAGCAGTGTGGTGGTGGTGCGTTTCAAAAATATGTTCACTCTCTGATTTGCCTGAAGTGCGCACAAAGTCTGTTTTTGACAGGTGCCACTTCACTTTTTGTAGTTTCCGTGTGAATTTTTCTTTATGCAGTTAACGTCTTCTTCTGTAGAGTTTATTGGTCATTGGAAACCTATTAGCTCAAGAGTGGCAAGAGTGTGTGCTACTACCGCCTTCTCTTCTGTTTTATTTCAACCTTTCACTTGCgacaaaaaatatttttaatggGTCCAGTATTTTGTTTCAACACCAAGAATGAGCTGTGCATAAGTTGTTGTCATTTATGGACTCAGCGGAGAGCTTCGGTGCCAGGGGAGAAAAAAACCTAAGGCAAGTAGCTGCCTGCATAATCAGTAGTTTTAAAAAGTTTCTTCACATGTACGGAGGTAAACGTACACACGTGTAACTCTGCTGGGATCCGTTTCATGCTTCCCAACATGTCAAATGACATTTTATCctattcagtggtgacaagaagtgcTTTACCGTTTTGTTTTTAGCTTACATTGTATAGCTGATAGGTTTTAATAGTATTTAAATGTTAAAACCcatttaaaatagtttttgatCCCATGTGAAAAGTTAAACCAAAAAAACACCTAAAACAAGCTCCAGGGTGCAAAATCCCCAAGTTCACCTTTAATGCTTTGCAGAGCTTCTCATTTGGGTTGACTTTAGTGTACTTGAAGTGTACCATGTATACATACATGTAGATCATCTCTGGAAAATGCAAGTATCAGATTGGGACTATGCATTGGCAGATCATTCATATCTTAAATGACTCAATTGGGACTGGGGGTGGGGAGAacttgatcgggacatccctaacttCTGCTTGATTGGGCTGGTGATGAAGAACTGGTTTACATTATTTTTGTATTGCGTTTCTTTGAGCCAGTTATGCTGAGGAATGACTGTTCTATTCACAAAGGAGGTTTGTAAAGCTCGTTTAGGAAACGTGGTGTTTGCTGCAATCCTGTAAGATGAGTCACTTCTGTCACTGAGCCATGTGTGTGACCTCTGATTAGCAGGCGGTTTGAAGCCCTCCCGCGCTTCACCTTTGACTTTTTGATCCTCAGGGCTTGTGCTGCGCCAAACAGGGAAATTATACATTTCAGCAAAAGAACTCATCACTCCCTTGCCCCTTTCCTTGCATCTTTTCAAAAGCCGAGTGGCATGAGTAAGCGACAATAAGCACAGGAGCCTTAAACCTGTAATGCAAACTGTTGTCAGACAGAAAAAGGGGAATCGCCCTGTGAtcacagatagagagagagaaagatttGGGCTCACAAGGTCTCAGGTGCACATTCTGTGTTCATGGCACCTTCCCCACTGCAATAGTTTTGAAGTTATTTATAGCAGCACCTGTCAGATTTGAACACTGTGAATGAGGTAAGATAGAACAGCTGAACTGAACAATGGAAACATCGCGCCGCACAGCTTAAATCATACAAGCACATGTAGTTTAGGCTACCGCACAGCAAATCTCATGTACTGTATTTACAAAAAGCTATGCAGACAGTGCTCCAACATGTTTAACACTCAGTGCTTTAAATGTGGCGGTAAAGCTGAGCCTGAGAACTTCAACTCAAGCTTGAACGCCACAAGCCAAACTTGCCTGACAACTCCGAGCTCCAGCTCAACTTTTACAAGACCCAACCCATGTGTATGTGTGAGAGCTCTGGGCCGACTCTCTTTGTATGTGTGGGTTGCGTCTTTTTTTGTACTTGCTGGTGGATTGCTGTTATTCTAAACCAGAGGAGCAAAAGTCTTCAGGTGAGGCAACAGATATGCACTCATCTGTGTAGTGTGCATCCCCTAGTGGCAGTTGTGTGTACAAACAGTTTGTTTTCTTCTGTATACTCAATCATCAGTGAGTGGCCCCGGAatgagcaggtttagaaaatgaattgaTGTAAGCAGTGAAACAATTATAGTACTTCTAAGATGCAAGATATTTATTCAATGCCCTTAAGGGGACTGCTGCCTGCTGGTCAGTGTTGGCCTGTTCTCGGGAACTATCCCTATAAGGGTACTCCATCTCTGCTTTTCACACAGCTGTACAAGAACATCTGAAATACCTGACTAGTCGATGAGAAGAAAATTAGTCATCCCAACCCTCATAAGAATACGGCAAATTTATTTAACTCCGTCTGAGTACAACTGACTACTGAGGTAGTGGTTACCATATGAACGCTGGGTGAGTGTAAAATTATCATACTGTACTTTCCAGAGTATgtcttttttactagtttgggaggtcctatgATCTATACTCGAATTATGTGAATTATATAcccaaaaatcacacatttgttattaataagaAGAATTCTCTATATAGAATTCTAATATCTATTTATATGGGATTTCCCAGGAATTAAATCTtgtacaaaataaactccaataagaaaaaagaataaataaaaaaatacactataacaatgcacaaaaatccaaaattaaagagcTAACAATAAAGAAATTTGTGTgacttatactttggaaaatacagAGGTTGAAAGGGTTGTTGAGAAACATTGCATTAACATTGATGTTACTGGCTTACTCTTACCGTGTTTCTGAGCCACATGTCTTTGGACCAATGGGAGAATGTCAAAGTCTTTCCACTGAGACCTTGGACACTCCACACAGAGCTGACACAGATGGGGTTTGAACAGTCTACTGATTATGGTAACTGATTCAATTCTCTGCAAGTGTGACTTTAATAATGTCTTCATCAATGAGTcagaggtgaaaaaaaaaaagttccttaaTAGCATGGCCTTCTCAACCTCCACCTCATTATGATATAATCTGTCATCATCCCACTGTTGCAAATGACctgtatatatgttttagttgcaggttttaattttgtttttgcaaTTGTATGTTCTGTCAAATATGAGTTGTGGCTTCTGTTTTGTTATGCCAGAATGGCCATAGCACATGGTCACCCACCAAGtcctgtctgcttgaggtttctttctctaaTCAAAAACTGCTTTTTTCTTAACACTGCTGCCAGTGCATGTGGTCATAGGGGtgggtagaccttacttgtgcatAGCACCTTGAGGTAACTTCTGTTCTAATTTGGTGTTGTATAAATGAATTGCATTGAATTGCTCCAGCAGTAGTGTTGTTGTCTCATAATCTGTATATTGAAGGTTCAAAGCTCACTTGTGGAGTGTCCATGGTCTCAGTAGCAACATTCTGGCTTCTGACCATAGTCTGAAGACATGTGACTTAGATACAGTCTTAATATTTTACACTGTAAGAGTGAGCCAGGTAACAGTATTTTAGGTTTTAATGTGGGAATCAGTagttcagtgttaatttaactctTGAGGATGTGAAATTTACAATTTCACATTTGCATTTAACCAGGAGTACTATGTTCCACAGTACAAATCTATTATCACCATTCAGcagtatttgtgatgaaatttcCTTCACTGAGATCACCTTTTGTTTCTGTTGTGTATAAATATTCACAATTATTTTGGGATGTCCTCGAAGTGTTGGGAAGGGACGAGGAGGCGCTTGATCTTTGAACTTGTGATGAACACGAGTGTTGTTCTTCACTAGCATGCAGTTATGATGTGTTTGTGGTCTTAGGTCTGCTATACCGGTTGGGGTTGTGTTAAGGGGAAAAAGTTCCTAAATTTATACttgattttatttaaagctgtTACCTTGTGAATGGGctgaaggtttttgtttttgtgttgcttttcctgttttgtccttTGTTTCCCAAATGTGGCTTCTGCCACAAATGTTTTGTGTCTTATACGTACTAAGTGCTAAGAATATTGGCCTGATTGTTAAAAACACAAGAATGTTTGTGGAGGGGGAAACAAATGTACCACGTTTATCTTAACACAGATATCAGAGTTGAGAAAAGTTGTACAGAACTAAACTGGCACACACGGCCTGATGATTTCAAGCTCTCTATCTACCACTGAAtactagggttagggttaggccaAACACACGTTGTCACTAACAGACCGATGCCCATTTAATGGCCTGTGAGTGACACTCCCCTTCTGTTTGGACATTTGTGTGagtgcagtttttgttttttatcaaaCTGTTCATTTGATTGTCGTCTTCACACTCCTGTGCACTTATCTGAGTTCTGATTGGTGACGGCAACACGGAGGCTGGTTACAAAAAATGTGAGCAGCTCAGTTAAAACTAATCCTTTTTTAGCTGAGTCAATTTGACCCAAATAAGTTAGAATTTTTTGCTTCAGAGACTGTTTACAATCTTTACCTTGATATATGCACATGTGGATAGCTTGATGATCATttgatgtctgtgtgtgtccccGCCAtggtttatatttcttttttcttatggtttgtaaATCTATTTAAAAGCTGAAAATAAAGATCTTTACAAGATATggattatttttttgttattattggtGCAGGAGGTGAATAAGTCAAATACAAAAATGAAACTCCATTGTGAGGGCAGTCACTCCCAAACGTAAGAAGATCAGAGCcagtttgaaatctgaaaattgtCTGGGGCCCTTCCAAAActtttaatcacaattttgattaCGATGAAGTACGGGGGGCTTTGTGAGATTTTGGGGCCTGAGCCAGAAAATGTAggacatggttctccatcttttgcattctgagaaacccaaCATTTTTCAAGTGTGTGCAGTTTTGATTCACTGGGTGCAATGCTGGTTTCTCAAAATCCAAAAGCTGGAGAACCATGTCCTACATTTTATGGGTCACACTCAAAACGtctcaatcaccccttgtatttccatatatgtatatgtgtgtgtgtgtgtgtctatctatctctctgtctgtctagTTAACTTAGGTAAATGAAGAATAACActccttaggtttttttttaattattgtaatTATGAGTTAAGTATGACGGGGCTACACAGCAGAGAAGGTCGCAGTGAGGTGAGTAAAACTGACTTTATTCACAGATGAAAGCAGGCAAGGTTCAGTACACACAGAGTAGGCACTCTGTGGGGAAACCAGAGACCATCTAAAAATACAGGCAGTACACACATAGTCGTCATATCAGGCAAGGAATTTAAAATCAGCTGGCAAAGACTTGGGAAACTTGCAGAGGCAGCGATGGCCAGCAATGGAAAAACTCACCCAAGAAATTATGCTTTAGGACTAGTAGGGAGCTAGAATTTCTGCCACTGGAGTGACGGAAGAAAGGAGACTAAATAACGTATGACGACATTAGCAAGGAAACAGACGTGCACGTGAAGAGGAAATAGAAGTGGACATGTGAACAGATATGACAGTGAACACCAAAATAAAAATGCCAGTGGAAGTGCCAACATGGCTGTGACAGTGACATCCCACCCCCACCCTAAAGGATGTCATCATTGCATGTTACTTGCATAGACCCATGAACATTCCTCTGGGTTATATCCCTCTCACTCAGTGAGAACTTGATGCCCCCGACCCCTGCGATGCACTTCAAGAAGATGCTTGAGGGTGTAGGCTGGGGTCTCATCCACAATCTGGGGGGGGGCAACACACAACAGGAGGAAAGGGAACTGTTCCACACTTTAGGAATCACTAGGGGATACTTTTGGCTTCAATTCTTACATTCTTTTAAGAGCCCTGGTGACTTATATTGACTTCCTGAAGAGGTGTTTTGTTTGAGCCTCTTTATTAGTCTTATTGCTTTTTCTTGTCTCTGTTCTTTTTACAGGTACCCACATGGTGTGAATAAAATAAATCTCTATCTTGAAGATCTGAGAGGTAAGAGTCTCAAttttatttgtttcatttatGTAACAATTCGCAAAGCTTTTAGTGGGATGGCAGTTTGGAGAAAGTGCATGATGAGAGCTGTACCCAGTAGTCACCCTGTGAAACTCAGAGGGTGGTGGAGACTATAAAGGATTTTCTGACACTTTCCAAAATTGTTCTGTCATAAACGGAAATTTAATTAATGGATTTGCTAAGTACACTGTTGAATTTTTCTTGTCTTCAGCTCCTCTGTTGACTCTGGAGAATGAAAGGATGGAAACTGCACAAAGGCCTTCCAGCATCTGTTGTAAGTTCTGTGCTCATTTGTTCCTGAACTGCCCTGATTATCATTacagagcatgaaaaaaaatacaccGTCTGTACCTTTTTTACCTCCTACTTGAAGCTGTCTCAAAACAGTACAGTCTTCAACACACAACCAGTCTAAACATGAGATTAAACATAAAgaacaactttatttatcccgaaggaaattattttgtcagagtacagaaacagtaaacaataactacatttacatgcagccaataaccctttcataaccggaatattagcaataac
The nucleotide sequence above comes from Thalassophryne amazonica chromosome 10, fThaAma1.1, whole genome shotgun sequence. Encoded proteins:
- the cdc34a gene encoding cell division cycle 34 homolog (S. cerevisiae) a gives rise to the protein MAQHGHHVASSQKALMLEMKSLQDEPVEGFKITLVDESDMYNWEVAIFGPPNTHYEGGYFKARIKFPIDYPYSPPAFRFLTKMWHPNIYENGDVCISILHPPVDDPQSGELPSERWNPTQNVRTILLSVISLLNEPNTFSPANVDASVMYRKWRDSKGKDKEYIEIIRKQVLATKAEAERDGVKVPVTLDEYCVRTRVPPTDDGAKLLYDDYYDDEDLEDDDEDDSEDCCYDKDDSGNEDS